From one Musa acuminata AAA Group cultivar baxijiao chromosome BXJ2-6, Cavendish_Baxijiao_AAA, whole genome shotgun sequence genomic stretch:
- the LOC103988952 gene encoding cyclin-D6-1 — protein MEFDLENPLTSGEDEQQRRDSISDLFAAESDHMISTVGTIDLHARRNAESLILQAQFDYGLDPLVAYLAINYVDRFLSKRKIPRGKSWIVRLLSISCLSLASKMRKTSFALADIQGEEGCIFDAQTIRRMELLVLGALDWRMRSVTPFSFLRFFISFFSPAQPPLLRALRARATQILLKAQKEIKMMEFQPSVVAASALLSAAYELFPIQYPAFRAAVSSCELVNNDKLLDCSSAMGDAEAAATDGCDDLATMGMASSSLTPVTVLGHHCSSFESEPAAGSSSDVRELKKRRISAIHASCDHNG, from the exons ATGGAGTTCGATCTCGAGAACCCGCTGACGAGCGGCGAAGACGAGCAGCAGCGCCGGGACTCCATCTCGGACCTCTTCGCCGCCGAGTCCGACCACATGATCTCCACCGTTGGAACCATCGATCTCCATGCCCGGCGAAACGCCGAGTCTCTCATCCTCCAG GCGCAGTTCGACTACGGTCTGGATCCCCTCGTCGCATACCTCGCAATAAACTACGTCGATCGATTCCTATCGAAACGCAAGATCCCG AGAGGGAAGTCGTGGATCGTTCGTCTGCTCTCCATCTCCTGCCTCTCCCTTGCCTCCAAGATGAGGAAGACCAGCTTCGCCCTCGCGGATATTCAG GGAGAGGAAGGATGCATATTCGACGCTCAAACGATTCGGAGGATGGAGCTTCTGGTGCTTGGAGCGTTGGATTGGCGGATGCGATCCGTCACCCCTTTTTCCTTTCTCCGATTCttcatctccttcttctctcCCGCCCAACCCCCTCTGCTCCGAGCACTCAGAGCCCGTGCCACTCAGATCCTCCTCAAAGCCCAAAAAG AGATAAAGATGATGGAGTTCCAACCTTCGGTGGTAGCCGCCTCCGCGCTGCTCTCTGCTGCCTACGAGCTCTTCCCAATTCAGTATCCGGCCTTCCGCGCCGCCGTCTCCTCCTGCGAGCTTGTAAATAAT GACAAGTTGTTGGATTGCAGCAGCGCCATGGGAGATGCGGAAGCAGCGGCGACGGACGGTTGCGATGATTTGGCAACGATGGGGATGGCGTCGAGCTCCTTGACGCCGGTGACCGTCCTCGGCCACCACTGCTCGAGCTTCGAGAGCGAGCCTGCCGCTGGGTCCTCGTCGGACGTCCGCGAGCTCAAGAAGCGCCGGATCTCCGCCATCCACGCCTCCTGCGACCACAACGGATAA